The following proteins are encoded in a genomic region of Catellatospora sp. TT07R-123:
- a CDS encoding carbon-nitrogen hydrolase family protein — protein sequence MTLRIATTQPAGSADARENGRKARELMRHAAAADVRLIQFPEGFLSGYAKEQIADWSDVDWTAVRDELRGVAELAAELGMWVVLGSAHPLTPPHRPHNSLYVISDQGRLVDRYDKRFCSNTEITGFYSPGFAPVVFDVDGYRFGCAICVEVNFPQLFAEYEHLGVDCLLLSAWPVDRVFFLKAQAHAAINSYWLSLSVPAQSADLMSSAVIGPDGSHLASADAATELAVVTLDRGAPEFHMALDLARPWRAAAAQGDIYRSRRVEDPRSADRTCI from the coding sequence ATGACGCTGCGGATCGCCACCACCCAGCCGGCCGGGAGCGCCGACGCACGCGAGAACGGTCGCAAGGCCCGGGAGCTGATGCGGCACGCCGCCGCGGCGGACGTCCGGCTCATCCAGTTCCCCGAGGGATTCCTGTCGGGGTATGCCAAGGAGCAGATCGCCGACTGGAGCGACGTCGACTGGACCGCTGTCCGTGACGAACTCCGCGGGGTAGCCGAGCTGGCCGCCGAACTCGGGATGTGGGTCGTGCTGGGCTCGGCGCACCCGCTGACACCGCCGCACCGCCCGCACAACAGCCTCTATGTGATCTCCGACCAGGGCCGGCTCGTCGACCGCTACGACAAGCGCTTCTGCTCGAACACCGAGATCACCGGCTTCTACAGCCCCGGTTTCGCACCGGTGGTGTTCGACGTCGACGGCTACCGGTTCGGCTGCGCCATCTGCGTCGAGGTCAACTTCCCGCAGCTGTTCGCCGAGTACGAGCACCTCGGCGTGGACTGCCTGCTGCTGTCGGCCTGGCCCGTCGACAGGGTCTTCTTCCTCAAGGCCCAGGCGCACGCCGCGATCAACAGCTACTGGCTCAGCCTCTCAGTCCCGGCGCAGAGCGCCGACCTGATGTCCTCGGCGGTCATCGGCCCGGACGGCAGCCACCTGGCCTCCGCCGACGCCGCGACAGAGCTCGCGGTCGTGACCCTGGACCGAGGCGCTCCCGAGTTCCACATGGCACTCGATCTCGCCCGTCCCTGGCGCGCCGCGGCCGCCCAGGGCGACATCTACCGCAGCCGCCGCGTCGAAGACCCCCGCAGCGCCGACCGGACGTGCATATAG
- a CDS encoding cell wall-binding repeat-containing protein: MNLPHRRPLAAAAMAAALLGTVFAAPADASHPSASGTSSTLTAVDGGRILLADGTSLAAPQWCFDGYCYEDEPLTVSDLQWSADGSRAAFADQRGRIVTVRYDDPQGATPVVDSVSGHYTDPTFVGDGGTLVYSDGTVLYRRGYDVILGSRRETISPAEDWQTGGTYFTDPDGGPDGRVAVQRQPAKGGAGPQVWLWDGSGSTEADYRKLADGANPAFSPDGTRVAYVSGGHIWTVKTDGTGAVRIDTDATAAYDDPTWSGDGATIAFRDTASGRVRTVAAAGGASAPTALTGIPAYRSQQRGTVARLTGRNRFETATAVAQSYWATAGAAGDRRRPAKAVVLGRSDDFADSLGGSALAAAKQGPLLLTPPTSLNPATATEIKRVLGANTTATVYLLGSTGALSAQVEAAIRAFGYRIVRLAGTDRYDTAVKIADAIDPTPDIIMAATGRNFPDGLAAGAAAGSLDVPGGTLSAVVVLTNDTALPAATKKYLDTHPAERLGIGVQAVRALSAGAYQPWPFQGTDRYHTASMVASAFFGHGPRYVGLATGTNWPDALAGGALMGAVGGPLLLTPGTASAVNRMPAAFLSGHSPAITTGLVFGGVVAEAQLKQFGTLISGPAGSTAVGSIQVTAAPAPPANKQELLAALSAR; the protein is encoded by the coding sequence GTGAACCTTCCCCACCGGCGGCCGCTGGCCGCCGCCGCGATGGCGGCCGCCCTCCTCGGCACCGTCTTCGCCGCCCCCGCCGACGCGAGCCACCCGAGCGCGTCCGGCACCTCCAGCACCCTGACCGCGGTCGACGGCGGCCGCATCCTGCTGGCCGACGGCACCAGCCTCGCGGCGCCGCAGTGGTGCTTCGACGGCTACTGCTACGAGGACGAGCCGCTGACCGTCAGCGACCTCCAGTGGTCGGCCGACGGCAGCCGGGCCGCCTTCGCCGACCAGCGCGGCCGCATCGTGACCGTGCGCTACGACGACCCCCAGGGTGCGACGCCCGTGGTGGACTCGGTGAGCGGCCACTACACCGACCCGACGTTCGTCGGCGACGGCGGCACGCTCGTGTACTCGGACGGGACCGTCCTCTACCGCCGGGGATACGACGTGATCCTCGGCTCCCGGCGAGAGACGATCTCGCCGGCGGAGGACTGGCAGACCGGCGGGACCTACTTCACCGACCCCGACGGCGGCCCCGACGGGCGCGTCGCGGTGCAGCGGCAGCCGGCCAAGGGCGGCGCCGGCCCGCAGGTGTGGCTCTGGGACGGCTCAGGCAGCACCGAGGCCGACTACCGCAAGCTCGCCGACGGCGCCAACCCGGCGTTCTCACCCGACGGCACCCGGGTGGCCTACGTGTCCGGCGGCCACATCTGGACCGTCAAGACCGACGGCACCGGCGCGGTCCGGATCGACACCGACGCGACCGCCGCCTACGACGACCCGACCTGGTCCGGCGACGGCGCCACGATCGCGTTCCGGGACACCGCGAGCGGCAGGGTGCGCACGGTCGCGGCGGCCGGTGGCGCGTCCGCGCCGACCGCGCTGACCGGAATCCCGGCGTACCGGTCGCAGCAGCGGGGCACGGTCGCCCGGCTCACCGGCCGGAACCGGTTCGAGACGGCCACCGCCGTCGCCCAGTCGTACTGGGCGACCGCCGGGGCCGCCGGAGACCGCCGCCGCCCGGCCAAGGCGGTCGTGTTGGGACGCTCCGACGACTTCGCCGACTCCCTCGGCGGCTCGGCGCTCGCCGCCGCCAAGCAGGGCCCGCTGCTGCTGACCCCGCCCACCTCGCTCAACCCGGCGACCGCGACGGAGATCAAGCGGGTGCTGGGCGCGAACACCACCGCGACCGTGTACCTGCTGGGCAGCACCGGCGCCCTGTCGGCGCAGGTCGAGGCCGCGATCCGCGCGTTCGGCTACCGCATCGTCCGGCTCGCCGGCACCGACCGGTACGACACCGCCGTGAAGATCGCCGACGCGATCGACCCGACGCCGGACATCATCATGGCCGCGACCGGCCGGAACTTCCCGGACGGCCTGGCGGCCGGAGCGGCGGCCGGTTCGCTCGACGTGCCGGGCGGCACCCTGTCCGCGGTCGTCGTGCTGACCAACGACACCGCCCTGCCCGCCGCGACCAAGAAGTACCTCGACACGCACCCGGCCGAACGCCTCGGCATCGGCGTGCAGGCGGTCCGGGCGCTCAGCGCCGGGGCATACCAGCCGTGGCCGTTCCAGGGCACCGACCGGTACCACACCGCCAGCATGGTGGCCTCGGCCTTCTTCGGCCACGGCCCGCGGTACGTCGGCCTCGCGACCGGCACCAACTGGCCGGACGCGCTGGCCGGCGGAGCGCTGATGGGAGCTGTCGGCGGTCCGCTGCTGCTCACGCCGGGCACCGCGAGCGCCGTCAACCGGATGCCGGCCGCGTTCCTGTCGGGACACAGCCCGGCGATCACGACCGGGCTCGTCTTCGGCGGCGTGGTCGCCGAGGCGCAGCTGAAGCAGTTCGGCACGCTGATCAGCGGCCCGGCCGGGTCGACGGCGGTCGGCTCGATCCAGGTGACCGCCGCGCCCGCGCCGCCGGCCAACAAGCAGGAACTGCTCGCGGCGCTGTCCGCCCGCTGA
- a CDS encoding DUF3592 domain-containing protein has product MAEATPYPRAWTRRATGIGLAAALVFGLAALVTYLCGRADVERLVTHGAPADAAVVAVRHHNRIDTTVVRYDYGGRTYTAELTGAFGTGLAVGDHPTVYLDPAHPGTVATADGLASRAGHWLPPVLATIAGITAFLAIGGRIVTVRRRRWNEARLDDMPEPEVQGRRSRGVVRRRDGFASVMVAVIAVAVPIAAVVDPPETVAVVAGLLIPVAIAFYLLGLAVKIVITPRRLSLHTAFRVYHVPRHLIGGVDLADDDHVRVRVAGYRHLAVPMGVSAVWDVPIDRLNRRPAQLRAAAKILGLLAAVPAERTLGDVRTRPRFFTIVLGLLAGGTFAVVVASVLGAGRV; this is encoded by the coding sequence GTGGCAGAGGCGACGCCGTACCCGAGGGCGTGGACGCGGCGCGCGACCGGCATCGGGCTGGCGGCGGCGCTGGTGTTCGGGCTCGCCGCGCTGGTCACGTACCTGTGCGGGCGGGCCGACGTCGAGCGCCTGGTCACCCACGGGGCCCCGGCCGACGCCGCCGTCGTCGCGGTGCGCCACCACAACCGGATCGACACCACCGTGGTCCGGTACGACTACGGCGGCCGGACCTACACGGCCGAGCTCACCGGCGCCTTCGGCACCGGGCTGGCGGTCGGCGACCACCCGACGGTCTACCTCGACCCGGCGCATCCGGGCACCGTGGCGACGGCCGACGGGCTGGCCAGCCGGGCCGGGCACTGGCTGCCGCCGGTGCTCGCGACGATCGCCGGGATCACCGCGTTCCTGGCCATCGGCGGCCGGATCGTCACGGTGCGCCGCCGCCGCTGGAACGAGGCGCGCCTGGACGACATGCCCGAGCCGGAGGTCCAGGGGCGGCGCAGCCGCGGCGTGGTGCGGCGGCGGGACGGGTTCGCCTCGGTGATGGTCGCCGTCATCGCGGTGGCGGTCCCGATCGCGGCCGTGGTCGACCCGCCGGAGACCGTCGCGGTGGTGGCGGGGCTGCTCATCCCCGTGGCCATCGCGTTCTACCTGCTCGGACTCGCTGTGAAGATCGTCATCACGCCGCGGCGGCTCAGCCTGCACACCGCGTTCCGGGTCTACCACGTGCCCCGGCACCTGATCGGCGGCGTCGACCTCGCCGACGACGACCACGTGCGGGTCCGGGTCGCCGGGTACCGGCATCTGGCCGTGCCGATGGGGGTCAGCGCCGTCTGGGACGTGCCGATCGACCGGCTCAACCGGCGCCCGGCCCAGCTGCGCGCGGCCGCGAAGATCCTCGGGCTGCTCGCCGCCGTCCCCGCCGAGCGCACCCTCGGCGACGTACGCACCCGGCCCCGGTTCTTCACCATCGTGCTCGGGCTGCTCGCGGGCGGCACCTTCGCCGTCGTGGTCGCGTCCGTCCTCGGCGCCGGCCGCGTCTGA
- a CDS encoding polysaccharide deacetylase family protein: MGRPVGRLVAAVAVAALTACQFEPGPQATGWSAAAAATATATATAAATATAATATAATAATATAAATAAPSRAAAADVAPVAIRSSSPSRTATPAPAPGSTPKALPGQTRAGLVPPVVDRGSPRRARVALTFDADMSDLMLRQLAEGEAHSYANLKIIELLERRHVPATFFLTGMWVQHYPQVTARLAANPRFELANHTFRHDAFTADCYGLPRIAPGAMTADVAKTFEIISGYGGRQTRYFRFPGLCHDRAALRAMAPLGLTVIDGDVVSGDPFATDWRPIVAAVKKKVRPGSIVIMHVTEDNARFTDEALPYILDLLRERHLEPVTLSELLGR; this comes from the coding sequence GTGGGCAGGCCCGTCGGAAGGCTGGTGGCGGCCGTCGCGGTGGCGGCGCTGACCGCGTGCCAGTTCGAGCCGGGCCCGCAGGCGACCGGATGGTCCGCCGCCGCCGCGGCGACCGCCACAGCCACAGCCACCGCCGCCGCGACCGCCACCGCCGCGACGGCCACCGCCGCCACCGCCGCGACGGCCACCGCCGCCGCCACCGCCGCTCCGAGCCGGGCCGCCGCCGCAGATGTGGCACCCGTCGCGATCCGCTCGTCGTCGCCGAGCCGCACCGCCACCCCCGCGCCCGCCCCGGGCTCGACGCCGAAGGCGCTGCCGGGGCAGACCCGGGCCGGGCTGGTGCCGCCGGTCGTCGACCGGGGCAGCCCCCGGCGGGCGCGGGTCGCGCTCACGTTCGACGCCGACATGTCCGACCTCATGCTGCGGCAGCTCGCCGAGGGCGAGGCGCACTCGTACGCCAATCTGAAGATCATTGAGCTGCTGGAACGCCGGCACGTGCCCGCGACCTTCTTCCTCACCGGCATGTGGGTGCAGCACTACCCCCAGGTGACGGCGCGGCTGGCCGCCAACCCGCGGTTCGAGCTGGCCAACCACACCTTCAGGCACGACGCGTTCACCGCCGACTGCTACGGCCTGCCGCGGATCGCGCCCGGCGCGATGACCGCCGACGTGGCGAAGACCTTCGAGATCATCTCCGGGTACGGCGGCCGCCAGACCCGCTACTTCCGCTTCCCGGGGCTGTGCCACGATCGGGCCGCTCTTCGCGCGATGGCGCCGCTCGGCCTGACCGTGATCGACGGCGACGTGGTCAGCGGCGACCCGTTCGCCACCGACTGGCGCCCGATCGTCGCCGCGGTGAAGAAGAAGGTCCGGCCCGGTTCGATCGTGATCATGCATGTCACCGAGGACAACGCCCGCTTCACCGATGAGGCCCTGCCGTACATCCTGGACCTGCTGCGCGAGCGCCACCTCGAACCCGTCACCCTCTCTGAGCTGCTCGGTCGCTGA
- a CDS encoding thioesterase family protein, with protein MTTALLDLSAGTVRTAMIHIDDLDIVGIMHNARYALVLERAMSEFWAEHGYGFHDGRPSSPDMIAAVREFTITYHAPIRGTGPVAVQFWLDSMGETSAVYGFRFRSADGATVYADGRRVMVKMDAKGRPSAWTPEARTIAAALMR; from the coding sequence ATGACCACCGCACTGCTCGACCTGTCCGCGGGCACCGTCCGTACCGCGATGATCCACATTGACGACCTGGACATCGTCGGCATCATGCACAACGCGCGGTACGCCCTGGTGCTGGAGCGGGCCATGTCGGAGTTCTGGGCCGAGCACGGCTACGGCTTCCACGACGGCCGGCCCAGCAGCCCCGACATGATCGCTGCGGTGCGCGAGTTCACCATCACGTACCACGCGCCGATCCGGGGCACCGGCCCCGTGGCGGTGCAGTTCTGGCTGGACAGCATGGGCGAGACCAGCGCCGTGTACGGCTTCCGCTTCCGGTCCGCCGACGGCGCCACCGTGTACGCCGACGGCCGCCGCGTCATGGTCAAGATGGACGCCAAGGGCCGCCCGTCGGCCTGGACCCCCGAGGCCCGCACCATCGCCGCCGCCCTCATGCGCTGA
- a CDS encoding TetR/AcrR family transcriptional regulator yields MTETDGRLARGERTRTAVLDAAVALASEAGLNGLSLGQLAERLHVSKSGLFAHWASKEELQLAAIEHAREQWRRLIVLPALAQPRGIRRLFALHEARLAFYAARTLPGGCFFANAEFECTGRTGAVPDRLATVLSEWIELVERLVAEAVELGELPPAVDVRRLAFEVDAAGVAALLHSRLLARSTDDARLAVLGRLRELTTDPDLLPPI; encoded by the coding sequence ATGACCGAGACGGACGGGCGGCTGGCCCGCGGCGAGCGCACCCGCACCGCGGTGCTCGACGCCGCCGTGGCACTGGCCAGCGAGGCCGGGCTGAACGGGCTGTCGCTCGGCCAGCTCGCCGAGCGGCTGCACGTCAGCAAGTCCGGCCTGTTCGCGCACTGGGCCTCCAAGGAGGAGCTCCAGCTCGCCGCGATCGAGCACGCCCGGGAGCAGTGGCGCCGCCTGATCGTGCTGCCCGCCCTGGCCCAGCCCCGGGGCATCCGCCGCCTGTTCGCCCTGCACGAGGCCCGGCTCGCCTTCTACGCCGCGCGCACCCTGCCCGGCGGCTGCTTCTTCGCCAACGCCGAGTTCGAGTGCACCGGACGCACCGGCGCCGTCCCCGACCGCCTCGCCACCGTGCTCAGCGAGTGGATCGAGCTGGTGGAGCGCCTGGTCGCCGAGGCCGTCGAGCTGGGCGAACTGCCGCCGGCCGTGGACGTGCGGCGGCTGGCGTTCGAGGTCGACGCCGCCGGGGTCGCCGCCCTGCTGCACTCCCGGCTGCTCGCCCGCAGCACCGACGACGCCCGCCTGGCCGTGCTCGGCCGCCTGCGCGAACTGACCACCGACCCCGACCTGCTGCCGCCGATCTGA
- a CDS encoding NAD(+)/NADH kinase — MSATLATRAVVVSRRSELSELLGRHGTRAAAEYFLRQRGREISEVEERHTAQQAALAVVSAALPADWRRGQVDRDDLARFLFAPEDVVITVGQDGLVANVAKYLDGQPVVGVNPEPRRFPGVLARFSAQQAAVLLRDVPAGRCETHRRAMVVATLDDGQQLAGLNEVYVGHQSHQSSRYLLTAPDGRRERHSSSGVLVGTGTGATGWCASVALERGMSQELPGPDAHDLCWFVREAWPSQATGVQCTAGRIAPGQQLSLTSESERLVVFADGVELDHLVLAWGQRVDIGPSPRQLHLVTGHPAISGKAPAGGRRKA, encoded by the coding sequence ATGAGCGCGACGCTCGCCACCCGGGCGGTCGTGGTGTCCCGCCGCAGCGAGCTGTCCGAGCTGCTGGGACGCCACGGCACCCGGGCCGCCGCGGAGTACTTCCTCAGGCAACGGGGGAGGGAGATCTCCGAGGTGGAGGAGCGTCATACGGCGCAGCAGGCGGCGCTGGCAGTGGTCAGCGCCGCCCTGCCCGCCGACTGGCGCCGCGGCCAGGTCGACCGCGACGACCTGGCCAGGTTCCTGTTCGCGCCGGAGGACGTCGTGATCACGGTCGGCCAGGACGGGTTGGTCGCCAACGTGGCCAAGTACCTGGACGGGCAGCCGGTGGTCGGGGTCAACCCCGAACCTCGGCGCTTCCCGGGGGTGCTGGCCCGGTTCTCGGCGCAGCAGGCGGCGGTGCTGCTGCGCGACGTGCCCGCCGGGCGGTGCGAGACGCACCGGCGGGCCATGGTGGTGGCCACCCTCGACGACGGCCAGCAGCTGGCCGGGCTGAACGAGGTGTACGTCGGTCACCAGTCGCACCAGTCGTCGCGATACCTGCTGACCGCGCCGGACGGGCGGCGCGAGCGGCACTCGTCATCGGGTGTCCTGGTCGGCACGGGCACCGGGGCCACCGGGTGGTGCGCCTCGGTCGCCCTGGAACGCGGCATGAGCCAGGAACTGCCCGGACCGGACGCCCACGACCTGTGCTGGTTCGTCCGCGAGGCCTGGCCGTCCCAGGCGACCGGCGTGCAGTGCACGGCGGGCCGGATCGCCCCGGGCCAGCAGCTATCGCTGACCAGCGAGAGCGAGCGCCTGGTCGTCTTCGCCGACGGTGTCGAGCTGGACCACCTGGTGCTCGCCTGGGGGCAGCGGGTCGACATCGGGCCCTCGCCCCGCCAGCTGCACCTGGTCACCGGGCATCCCGCGATTTCCGGGAAAGCGCCGGCCGGCGGCCGCCGGAAGGCGTGA
- a CDS encoding SPFH domain-containing protein — protein MADVSKRFFLRHLRSNPTSWVRHSVRGRAKREGVGLAFWYRPLTAVLSEVPVDDRELPLLFHARTSDFTDVTVQATVTYRVAEPAVAVARLDFSIDPQQGTSRGRPLEQIATLLAELAQQPALDLLTRLPLAEALTEVASVREAVSAALSTEPRLADLGVQVVSARVVAIRPEPELERALQTPTREAVQVEADRATFARRAQAVEQERGIAENELKNKIELARREQQLVEQHGANARRRAELDAAAQLADAQGRAERDRLLSAAEAEKEQALAEARAAGVRALGIAQGEAEAAKLAAYRDLPAEVLRGLALRELAGQLPEIGQLTVTPDVITGLLARFGAGGGDR, from the coding sequence ATGGCCGACGTGTCGAAGCGGTTCTTCCTGCGCCACCTGCGCAGCAATCCGACCAGCTGGGTGCGGCACAGCGTGCGCGGCCGGGCCAAGCGGGAGGGCGTCGGGCTGGCATTCTGGTACCGGCCGCTCACCGCGGTGCTCAGCGAGGTGCCGGTCGACGACCGCGAGCTGCCGCTGCTGTTCCACGCCCGCACCAGCGACTTCACCGACGTCACCGTGCAGGCCACGGTGACCTACCGGGTGGCGGAGCCGGCCGTCGCCGTCGCCCGGCTCGACTTCTCGATCGACCCGCAGCAGGGCACCAGCCGCGGCCGCCCGCTGGAGCAGATCGCGACCCTGCTCGCCGAGCTGGCCCAGCAGCCCGCCCTGGACCTGCTCACCCGGCTGCCGCTGGCCGAGGCGCTGACCGAGGTCGCCTCGGTCCGCGAGGCGGTGTCGGCGGCGCTGAGCACCGAGCCGCGCCTGGCCGACCTGGGCGTCCAGGTGGTCAGCGCCCGGGTGGTCGCCATCCGCCCCGAGCCGGAGCTGGAGCGGGCCCTGCAGACGCCGACCCGGGAGGCGGTGCAGGTCGAGGCGGACCGGGCCACCTTCGCCCGCCGGGCGCAGGCCGTCGAGCAAGAGCGCGGAATCGCGGAAAACGAGCTCAAGAACAAGATCGAGCTGGCCCGGCGCGAGCAGCAGCTGGTCGAGCAGCACGGCGCCAACGCCCGCCGCCGGGCCGAACTGGACGCCGCGGCGCAGCTCGCCGACGCACAGGGCCGCGCCGAGCGCGACCGGCTGCTGAGCGCGGCCGAGGCGGAGAAGGAGCAGGCCCTCGCCGAGGCCAGGGCGGCGGGCGTACGGGCCCTCGGCATCGCCCAGGGCGAGGCGGAGGCGGCCAAGCTCGCGGCATACCGGGACCTGCCGGCCGAGGTGCTCCGGGGCCTGGCCCTGCGCGAGCTCGCCGGGCAGCTGCCGGAGATCGGGCAGCTCACCGTCACGCCCGACGTCATCACCGGCCTGCTGGCCCGCTTCGGTGCGGGCGGCGGCGACCGATGA
- a CDS encoding NUDIX domain-containing protein codes for MADYPVFYVTADLVVLTVRDNALKVLLIRRGVEPHLGAWALPGGFMRDGEDLDTAARRELVEETGLTAPTGHLEQLASYGAPGRDPRGRVVTVAYLALVPDLPAPVAGGDAAGADWAALPVGELAFDHARILADGVERARAKLEYTPLAAAFCPPEFTISDLREVYEAVWGARLDPRNFHRKVTSTPGFVEPVGRSVTAERGRPAQLFRRGAAQLLHPPMLRPTT; via the coding sequence ATGGCCGACTATCCGGTGTTCTACGTCACGGCTGACCTGGTCGTGCTGACGGTGCGCGACAACGCGCTGAAGGTGCTGCTGATCCGGCGCGGGGTGGAACCGCACCTCGGGGCGTGGGCGCTGCCCGGCGGCTTCATGCGGGACGGCGAGGACCTCGACACCGCCGCCCGGCGCGAGCTGGTCGAGGAGACCGGGCTGACCGCGCCGACCGGGCACCTGGAGCAGCTGGCCAGCTACGGCGCGCCCGGCCGCGATCCGCGCGGCCGGGTGGTGACGGTGGCGTACCTGGCGCTGGTGCCCGACCTGCCCGCCCCGGTCGCGGGCGGCGACGCGGCGGGCGCCGACTGGGCCGCGCTGCCCGTGGGCGAGCTGGCGTTCGACCACGCCCGGATCCTGGCCGACGGGGTGGAGCGGGCTCGGGCGAAGCTGGAGTACACCCCGCTGGCCGCCGCGTTCTGCCCGCCCGAGTTCACCATCTCCGACCTGCGCGAGGTGTACGAAGCCGTCTGGGGAGCCAGGCTCGACCCGCGCAACTTCCACCGCAAGGTGACCAGCACCCCCGGCTTCGTGGAACCCGTCGGCCGCTCGGTCACCGCCGAACGGGGCCGCCCGGCCCAGCTCTTCCGCCGCGGCGCGGCGCAACTCCTCCACCCGCCGATGCTCCGCCCCACCACCTGA